aactggtGCAAACATGCCTGTTTTCCCCCTGCAGATAGCCTGTAACGTTTTCGTGCATCAGAGGTCAACCTGGTCACAGAAAAAGAATCTGAAGGTGGCAGGACTAGCCAACCTGTGAGACAGGCAACTGCTCCCCTGGTTTTCTGAATGTCAAGTCAATGAAAAGCAAGGGGGCACCTACTGCAGGCTGCTTCTCCCCTGTGGGCTGGCAGGATGTGTATAAACCACAGTGTTGGAACAAGTTGTACCACGGGGCAGTGCTGCAAGATAAAAGCCTGCCGCTGTCCTGTACCTTATTGTTTGAGCTGCAGCCTGGACTCATCAGTCCTCATCTGAGCTATCCTCAGATTTTTCATCAGCAGCCACTTTCCAgttctttctcttgctcttctTCTCTGGTACTTCACCGTGCCTCTCTGACACAGAAttgtggcatttctttctcttttttgggggccgtttctcttttttctcctcagattCACTGtcctcagagctgctggtggTTGAACTGCTTGCACGAGAAAAGTCACTCTCCTGCCCAGAAGAAGAGGTAGGTTCCCTGGCAGGCACTTTCCTGGTCTTTTTCTTACGCTTGTGTTTCCCTTTCCGGGTGCTTGAAGTCTCCTCTTCTGAGCACTCACTCTCCTGGGAAGAATCTGATGATGTTCTCCcctgctcctttttctttttctttcgcTTTTTGTGTGATcgctttttttgcttcttcttgtgtgatttctttgtttttt
Above is a genomic segment from Chroicocephalus ridibundus chromosome 18, bChrRid1.1, whole genome shotgun sequence containing:
- the NKAPD1 gene encoding uncharacterized protein NKAPD1 isoform X2, which encodes MWKIREWEKQTEETYWKRQSRMLSDTSSSRMRSDGFDEEGHRADWKTKNSQFLDLVEDDLLRARSWNKKLYECEANMPDRWGHSGYKELYPEEFDTDSDQQEGDEQNAINGKKKSHLGKQTAHESHKRKKTKKSHKKKQKKRSHKKRKKKKKEQGRTSSDSSQESECSEEETSSTRKGKHKRKKKTRKVPAREPTSSSGQESDFSRASSSTTSSSEDSESEEKKEKRPPKKRKKCHNSVSERHGEVPEKKSKRKNWKVAADEKSEDSSDED
- the NKAPD1 gene encoding uncharacterized protein NKAPD1 isoform X3 — its product is MRSDGFDEEGHRADWKTKNSQFLDLVEDDLLRARSWNKKLYECEANMPDRWGHSGYKELYPEEFDTDSDQQEGDEQNAINGKKKSHLGKQTAHESHKRKKTKKSHKKKQKKRSHKKRKKKKKEQGRTSSDSSQESECSEEETSSTRKGKHKRKKKTRKVPAREPTSSSGQESDFSRASSSTTSSSEDSESEEKKEKRPPKKRKKCHNSVSERHGEVPEKKSKRKNWKVAADEKSEDSSDED